A single region of the Lysinibacillus sp. B2A1 genome encodes:
- a CDS encoding repressor LexA, whose amino-acid sequence MKKVSKRQEDILAFIKEEVRAKGYPPSVREIGEAVGLASSSTVHGHLARLEQKGFIRRDPTKPRAIEILEPEDSIQKQHVIHVPLVGKVTAGSPITAIENIEEYFPLPDTYGTSEDQLFMLEIMGESMIEAGILDGDLVIVKQKSTADNGDIVVAMTEEDEATVKRFFKEKSHFRLQPENSTMEPIIVDQVSILGQVVGLYRRVH is encoded by the coding sequence ATGAAAAAAGTTTCGAAAAGACAAGAAGACATTTTAGCCTTTATCAAAGAAGAAGTACGCGCAAAGGGGTATCCGCCATCTGTACGTGAAATTGGCGAAGCAGTTGGACTTGCTTCAAGCTCAACGGTTCATGGTCATTTAGCTCGTTTAGAGCAAAAGGGCTTTATCCGCCGTGACCCAACGAAACCACGTGCCATTGAAATTTTAGAGCCAGAAGATTCTATCCAAAAGCAACATGTTATTCACGTCCCACTTGTAGGGAAGGTTACAGCAGGTTCTCCAATTACAGCTATTGAAAATATTGAAGAGTATTTCCCGCTACCAGATACTTATGGGACAAGTGAGGATCAATTATTTATGCTAGAAATTATGGGTGAATCCATGATTGAAGCTGGAATTTTAGATGGAGATTTAGTCATTGTAAAGCAAAAATCAACAGCAGATAATGGTGATATTGTCGTGGCTATGACAGAAGAGGATGAAGCAACCGTTAAGCGTTTCTTTAAGGAAAAAAGTCATTTCCGCTTACAGCCTGAGAACTCCACAATGGAGCCAATTATTGTCGATCAGGTTTCTATTTTAGGACAAGTTGTAGGCCTTTATCGTCGTGTACACTAA
- a CDS encoding resolvase, with amino-acid sequence MINKQQSAVIYCRVSTEKETQSSSLERQQEELTRYAKEQNYDIKGIFLDQHSGYDVERDGLLEMLDFIKEQEINALFVQDETRLGRGNARMAVLHLLQKTETDVFSMRDAGPVQLNEMDTMLLEILAIVEEYQRRIHNAKIRRGMRRAVEKGYRPENNLSNRGNPNGQERKEVPIEEIITLRNKGFTFEEIAMTLRGLGFDVSKATVHRRYREHQEKLISE; translated from the coding sequence ATGATAAATAAACAACAATCAGCCGTCATCTATTGCCGCGTGAGTACAGAAAAAGAGACACAAAGTTCCTCGCTAGAGCGTCAGCAGGAAGAATTAACGCGCTATGCCAAGGAGCAGAACTACGATATAAAGGGCATTTTTCTAGATCAGCATAGTGGCTATGATGTGGAGCGAGATGGCTTACTTGAAATGCTTGATTTCATTAAAGAACAGGAAATTAATGCGCTATTTGTCCAGGATGAAACACGCTTGGGACGTGGGAATGCCAGAATGGCAGTGCTGCATTTATTGCAAAAAACGGAAACGGATGTTTTCTCCATGCGAGATGCAGGACCTGTACAATTAAATGAAATGGATACGATGCTGCTTGAAATATTAGCGATAGTAGAGGAATACCAGCGCAGAATCCATAATGCTAAAATACGACGTGGTATGCGTCGAGCTGTTGAAAAGGGCTATAGACCTGAAAACAATTTATCGAATCGTGGAAATCCAAATGGACAGGAGCGTAAGGAAGTGCCGATTGAGGAAATTATTACTCTTCGAAACAAGGGTTTTACGTTTGAGGAGATTGCCATGACACTTCGAGGCTTAGGCTTTGATGTTAGTAAGGCAACTGTACATCGAAGGTATCGGGAGCATCAGGAGAAGTTGATAAGCGAATAA
- a CDS encoding peptide deformylase has translation MSKFCPDYMITMKDFVKEGSAILRKKTNEVMLPVAKEDQDVLRCMLQYLRNSQDPDISKKYKLRPGSGLSANQIGLSKRMFAALFEEGNQMYEYMLVNPKIIRHSLNMIYLPEGEGCLSVNRKINGYVPRYERIKVKAYDILGQEIILQFNGYGAILMQHEIDHLNGIMFYDRINQEHPFKLPDNVVIEGLY, from the coding sequence ATGAGTAAGTTTTGCCCTGATTATATGATTACCATGAAGGATTTCGTAAAGGAGGGCTCTGCCATCTTGCGAAAGAAGACAAACGAGGTGATGTTACCTGTAGCAAAAGAAGATCAAGATGTATTACGATGTATGCTTCAATATTTAAGGAACAGCCAAGATCCAGACATTTCGAAAAAATATAAATTACGCCCAGGATCAGGATTATCCGCCAACCAAATTGGACTTAGCAAAAGAATGTTCGCCGCTCTATTTGAAGAAGGTAATCAAATGTATGAATATATGCTCGTTAACCCAAAAATCATTCGTCACTCTTTAAACATGATTTATTTACCAGAGGGAGAAGGTTGTCTTTCCGTTAATAGGAAGATTAATGGCTATGTACCACGATATGAAAGAATTAAAGTTAAAGCATATGACATTCTTGGTCAAGAAATCATTCTTCAATTTAACGGCTATGGTGCCATCCTAATGCAGCATGAAATCGATCATTTAAACGGAATTATGTTTTATGACAGAATAAATCAAGAGCATCCATTTAAATTACCCGATAATGTAGTGATTGAGGGCTTGTATTAA
- a CDS encoding transcriptional regulator has protein sequence MKNIIKALRKKLGMTQEALARECGVVRQTINCIENDKYDPTLELAFKIAKALNRKVDEVFIYE, from the coding sequence TTGAAGAATATCATCAAAGCATTAAGAAAAAAATTAGGAATGACACAAGAGGCGCTTGCAAGGGAATGTGGCGTTGTTAGGCAAACGATTAATTGTATTGAAAATGACAAATATGACCCTACTCTTGAATTAGCCTTTAAAATTGCAAAAGCCCTAAATAGAAAAGTTGACGAGGTGTTTATTTATGAGTAA
- a CDS encoding GNAT family N-acetyltransferase, with protein MKIETNRLCIRKFKEDDWQAVYEYTSDSHVMKYIPEGVFNEGMAKKFVSDNSGEQAKYFPVTLIEENLIIGHIVFHQYFGDHTYEIGWVFNPNYYNKGYASEAAKAVLHYGFKEMNLHRIIATCQPENIASYRVMEKIGMRREGYFKKCIPNGEEWWDEYYYAVLGEEWV; from the coding sequence TTGAAAATAGAAACAAATAGATTATGCATTCGAAAATTTAAGGAGGACGATTGGCAGGCTGTCTATGAATATACGTCTGATAGTCATGTGATGAAGTATATTCCAGAGGGTGTTTTTAACGAGGGTATGGCTAAGAAATTTGTATCAGACAATAGTGGCGAACAGGCAAAATACTTTCCAGTTACTTTAATAGAAGAGAATTTGATAATTGGTCATATTGTTTTCCATCAATATTTTGGCGACCATACATATGAAATTGGCTGGGTCTTTAATCCCAATTACTACAACAAAGGCTATGCTTCTGAGGCAGCAAAAGCCGTCCTGCACTATGGATTCAAGGAAATGAACCTTCATCGAATCATTGCAACATGCCAGCCAGAAAATATTGCCTCCTATCGTGTCATGGAGAAAATCGGCATGAGACGTGAAGGATATTTTAAAAAATGTATCCCTAATGGTGAGGAATGGTGGGATGAATACTATTATGCTGTTTTAGGTGAAGAGTGGGTTTGA
- the tkt gene encoding transketolase, which yields MTQHADQLAINAIRTLSIDAIEKANSGHPGLPMGAAPMAYTLWTKQLHHNPANPKWFNRDRFVLSAGHGSMLLYSLLHLGGYGLPMEEIQNFRQWDSLTPGHPEYGHTVGVEATTGPLGQGIAMTVGMAMAERHLAATYNKPCHDIVDHYTFALCGDGDLMEGVAAEAISLAGHLKLEKLIVLYDSNDISLDGDLEKSFSENVQKRFESYGWNYLKVADGTDVEAINVAIEEAKKSTGKPTLIEVKTVIGFGSPNKSGKADSHGAPLGTDEVVLTKAAYEWAHEPFQIPAEVYDTFNAAAEVQGAQPEEAWNAKFAAYKQEFPELAAQFEKAMNGELPEDFASELPVYEAGKSVATRSSSGDAINAIAKKTPSFFGGSADLAGSNKTTMKGAGDFSADDYAGRNIWFGVREFAMGAAMNGMALHGGLNVFGGTFFVFSDYVRPAVRLSALMGLPVTYVFTHDSIAVGEDGPTHEPIEHLASLRAMPNLSVIRPADANESAVAWELAVASEKTPTVLVLSRQNLPVLNASIDTVREGVAKGAYTVSPASKEVADAILIATGSEVSLAIEAQKALKADGVDVAVVSMPSMDRFEKQDAAYKESILPKAVTKRLAIEMGASFGWHKYTGFEGDVIAIDKFGASAPGELVMEKYGFTVENVVEKVKAL from the coding sequence ATGACTCAACATGCGGATCAACTAGCGATTAATGCTATCCGAACATTGTCAATCGATGCAATTGAAAAAGCAAATTCAGGTCACCCAGGTTTACCAATGGGGGCAGCGCCAATGGCTTATACGCTATGGACAAAACAACTTCACCATAATCCAGCTAACCCAAAATGGTTTAACCGTGATCGTTTTGTACTTTCTGCAGGTCATGGCTCTATGCTTCTGTACAGTTTACTTCATCTAGGTGGCTACGGCTTACCAATGGAGGAAATTCAAAACTTCCGTCAATGGGATTCATTAACTCCAGGACATCCTGAATATGGTCATACAGTTGGAGTAGAGGCAACAACAGGTCCTCTAGGTCAAGGGATTGCTATGACAGTAGGTATGGCAATGGCTGAGCGTCATTTAGCAGCTACTTACAATAAACCATGTCATGACATTGTTGATCACTATACATTCGCACTATGTGGTGATGGTGACTTAATGGAAGGTGTAGCGGCAGAGGCTATTTCTTTAGCAGGTCACTTAAAACTTGAAAAATTAATCGTGCTTTACGATTCAAATGATATTTCTCTTGATGGAGATTTAGAAAAATCATTCTCAGAAAATGTGCAAAAGCGTTTCGAATCATATGGCTGGAACTATTTAAAAGTAGCAGATGGCACAGATGTTGAAGCAATTAACGTAGCTATCGAGGAAGCTAAAAAATCAACTGGCAAACCAACACTGATCGAAGTGAAAACGGTGATTGGTTTCGGTTCTCCAAATAAATCAGGTAAAGCAGATTCACACGGTGCACCACTTGGTACAGATGAAGTTGTATTAACGAAAGCAGCCTATGAATGGGCACATGAACCATTCCAAATTCCTGCTGAAGTATACGATACATTTAATGCTGCCGCTGAAGTGCAAGGAGCACAGCCTGAAGAAGCTTGGAATGCTAAATTTGCAGCCTATAAACAAGAGTTCCCAGAGCTAGCTGCCCAATTTGAAAAAGCTATGAATGGGGAATTACCAGAGGACTTTGCTTCTGAGTTACCAGTATATGAAGCAGGTAAATCTGTTGCAACTCGTTCTTCTTCAGGTGATGCGATTAATGCCATTGCGAAGAAAACACCTTCATTCTTTGGTGGCTCTGCTGACCTTGCAGGCTCTAATAAAACAACGATGAAGGGTGCAGGCGATTTCTCTGCAGACGATTATGCTGGCCGTAATATCTGGTTTGGTGTTCGTGAATTTGCAATGGGTGCTGCTATGAACGGAATGGCGCTTCATGGTGGATTAAATGTATTTGGTGGTACGTTCTTCGTATTCTCTGATTACGTTCGTCCAGCTGTTCGTCTTTCTGCATTAATGGGTCTTCCTGTAACGTATGTATTTACACATGACTCTATCGCAGTAGGGGAAGATGGTCCAACACATGAGCCAATCGAACACCTAGCTTCATTACGTGCAATGCCAAATCTATCTGTTATTCGCCCTGCAGATGCAAATGAATCAGCAGTTGCTTGGGAGCTTGCCGTAGCATCAGAAAAAACACCAACTGTTTTAGTACTATCTCGTCAAAACTTGCCTGTACTGAATGCATCTATTGATACAGTACGTGAAGGAGTTGCGAAGGGTGCTTATACAGTATCTCCAGCTTCAAAAGAAGTGGCAGATGCGATTTTAATAGCAACTGGCTCTGAGGTTTCACTTGCTATTGAGGCTCAAAAAGCATTAAAAGCAGATGGCGTGGATGTAGCAGTTGTATCAATGCCATCTATGGATCGTTTTGAAAAGCAAGATGCTGCTTACAAAGAATCGATTCTACCAAAAGCTGTGACAAAACGTCTTGCAATTGAAATGGGTGCATCATTCGGCTGGCATAAATATACTGGCTTTGAAGGTGACGTTATTGCTATCGACAAGTTCGGCGCATCAGCACCAGGTGAATTAGTAATGGAGAAATATGGATTTACAGTAGAAAATGTTGTTGAGAAGGTAAAAGCTCTCTAA
- a CDS encoding phosphoglycolate phosphatase: MKNYRVVLFDLDGTLSDPKIGITKSVQYALEKMAIIEEDLDKLETFIGPPLQVSLAEQYGMDEAQIHQAIAYYRERFSTKGMYENKLYPDVTPLLANLKEQGYQLAVATSKPTVFAEQILSYFNLEHFFDLVVGSHLDGTRSAKGEIIEFVLENFSEVPRQQFIMIGDRKYDIAGAQENQIDSIGVTYGFGSWEELQNAQATYIVNSVPELQAFFSK, translated from the coding sequence ATGAAAAACTATAGAGTAGTATTATTTGATTTAGATGGCACCTTGTCTGATCCTAAAATCGGGATAACAAAATCTGTGCAATATGCCTTAGAAAAGATGGCGATTATTGAGGAGGATTTGGATAAGCTAGAGACATTTATTGGTCCACCATTGCAAGTATCTCTTGCTGAACAATATGGTATGGATGAGGCACAAATCCATCAAGCAATTGCTTATTATCGGGAGCGATTTTCAACAAAGGGTATGTATGAAAATAAGCTCTATCCAGATGTAACCCCCTTATTAGCAAATTTGAAGGAGCAAGGCTATCAATTAGCAGTGGCCACGTCTAAGCCAACCGTTTTTGCGGAACAAATATTAAGCTATTTTAACCTTGAGCATTTTTTTGATCTGGTGGTTGGAAGTCATTTAGATGGTACGCGATCCGCAAAAGGTGAGATCATTGAGTTTGTTCTAGAAAACTTTAGCGAGGTTCCTCGTCAGCAATTTATTATGATAGGAGATCGAAAATATGATATTGCTGGCGCACAAGAAAATCAAATTGATTCGATTGGTGTAACATATGGCTTTGGGTCATGGGAAGAACTACAGAATGCACAAGCAACGTATATAGTAAACAGTGTCCCTGAGCTCCAGGCGTTTTTTAGTAAATAA
- a CDS encoding DNA-binding response regulator: protein MIQVLIVDDHEMVRIGVSAYLSAQPDITVVGEAENGKVAVERALALRPDIILMDNVMPIMTGAEATAEILTAWPEAKIMMVTSFLDDDKVYPALEAGAVSYILKTSNAKQIADAIRKTMGGETVLEPEVTSKMMHRMRHGNSTPLYEQLTDREMEVLLLMAQGKANQEIADDLYIALKTVKTHVSNILAKLDVQDRTQAVVYAFQNGLAK, encoded by the coding sequence ATGATTCAAGTGTTAATAGTGGATGACCATGAAATGGTGCGGATCGGTGTTTCTGCCTACTTGTCAGCACAGCCAGACATAACAGTTGTAGGTGAAGCAGAAAATGGCAAAGTGGCGGTTGAGCGTGCCCTCGCCCTTCGTCCCGATATTATTTTAATGGACAATGTTATGCCAATTATGACAGGGGCTGAAGCAACAGCTGAAATTTTAACGGCATGGCCAGAGGCAAAAATAATGATGGTCACAAGTTTTTTAGACGATGACAAAGTCTATCCTGCACTTGAGGCAGGTGCAGTCAGCTATATTTTAAAAACATCAAATGCAAAGCAGATTGCGGACGCTATTCGCAAAACAATGGGTGGCGAAACGGTTTTAGAGCCCGAGGTGACATCCAAAATGATGCACCGTATGCGCCATGGCAACAGCACCCCACTTTATGAGCAATTAACAGACCGTGAGATGGAAGTGCTGCTGTTAATGGCTCAAGGTAAGGCGAATCAGGAAATTGCGGATGACTTATATATTGCCTTAAAAACTGTAAAAACACATGTCAGCAATATTTTGGCAAAGCTTGATGTCCAAGATCGCACACAGGCAGTTGTCTATGCCTTCCAAAATGGGCTGGCAAAGTAA
- a CDS encoding sensor histidine kinase produces the protein MIAFISRIFTLFFILTSAAFGLLVAVWGEPKEKTWEPLWQQQYGNMPLGGIILLSIFGLSLLIASWISMTARAREAQATHIVKQLIEPDFILPKKQPLPKPLKKAIVQTSELIDTQRKSLQRLSNERAEANDKIIQERIIAERQRLARELHDSVSQQLFAASMLLSALTENNENATSLKQVEKIVQQAQLEMRALLLHLRPVALHNKTLAQGLEELIIELQQKVFFHIEYELEEMSLSKAEEDHLFRIAQEALSNTLRHAKASEVELLLVARDGLAILRIQDNGLGFDVEADKSTSYGLQNIAERAVEIGCTYKIVSVPGEGTIVEVKIPLQKEVEVNDSSVNSG, from the coding sequence ATGATTGCTTTTATCTCAAGAATCTTTACGCTATTTTTCATTTTAACGAGTGCTGCTTTTGGTCTCCTCGTAGCTGTCTGGGGTGAACCAAAGGAGAAGACCTGGGAACCTCTTTGGCAGCAACAATATGGCAATATGCCATTAGGCGGAATAATACTTCTCAGCATTTTTGGTCTTAGTCTACTAATAGCAAGCTGGATTAGTATGACAGCTCGTGCTAGAGAAGCTCAGGCAACGCACATCGTCAAACAATTAATTGAACCAGATTTTATCTTACCTAAAAAGCAACCTTTGCCGAAACCGCTGAAAAAAGCAATCGTGCAAACAAGTGAATTAATCGATACCCAACGAAAAAGCTTGCAGCGATTATCGAATGAACGAGCAGAAGCAAATGATAAAATTATACAGGAACGCATTATTGCTGAACGTCAGCGCCTTGCCAGAGAACTACATGATTCTGTTTCACAACAATTATTTGCAGCCTCTATGCTATTGTCCGCATTAACGGAGAACAATGAAAATGCCACAAGCTTAAAGCAGGTCGAAAAAATTGTTCAACAGGCACAGCTAGAAATGCGAGCATTATTATTACATTTACGCCCTGTTGCATTGCATAATAAAACACTTGCACAAGGTCTAGAGGAGCTAATTATCGAGCTTCAGCAGAAAGTATTTTTTCATATTGAATATGAGCTGGAGGAAATGTCTTTATCGAAAGCAGAGGAGGACCATTTATTCCGTATTGCTCAGGAGGCACTATCCAATACGCTGCGCCATGCAAAGGCGAGCGAGGTCGAGTTACTGCTTGTTGCCCGAGATGGTTTAGCTATTTTACGCATTCAGGATAATGGTCTTGGCTTTGATGTTGAAGCGGATAAATCCACTTCCTATGGCTTGCAAAATATTGCCGAACGAGCAGTGGAGATTGGCTGTACGTACAAAATTGTGTCAGTGCCTGGAGAAGGTACAATTGTAGAGGTGAAAATTCCACTACAAAAGGAGGTCGAAGTAAATGATTCAAGTGTTAATAGTGGATGA